One Gimesia aquarii DNA segment encodes these proteins:
- a CDS encoding CobW family GTP-binding protein — translation MKEKASIDPTMKVPVLIINGFLGSGKTTLLTSLLVQSFKRNLSVGVVVNDMSELDVDGLLVAQREFFEKDACNFESIHSHVLSSNQGINKLRHALERMVSNSPLELLIIETSGSCHPMPLIEFFSTQPQFKLIGVLTLVDSAMIDQDYDCGQELVPIMQRNLKNQQRDTTNLLVEQIMFCSHLMLTKVDRIAESKINTIARTIHELNPLVPVVSVPWGNLPLDEVLAMTEYDYHRVAQLIKELKPALELECQDDRPYNLVTRAIKDDRPFHPQRLWDVCNQHLGQNIYRSKGFFYLASRDNLSLLWNQAAGGINLELIGYWRAAVLEEEDHRFDEMELEALRKRLAKETGRFGDRHCHLTVIGDKAQVDWFAESLKRCFLDEDEIEHWRSGGSFPDPWPENYARLEH, via the coding sequence ATGAAAGAGAAAGCGTCAATCGACCCAACGATGAAGGTTCCGGTTCTCATTATCAATGGATTCCTTGGTTCAGGTAAAACAACCCTTTTGACAAGCCTGCTTGTTCAGTCTTTCAAGAGAAATCTTTCTGTTGGGGTCGTGGTCAATGACATGAGTGAGTTGGATGTCGATGGCCTGCTTGTCGCTCAGCGGGAATTTTTCGAAAAGGATGCCTGCAATTTTGAATCCATTCATTCTCATGTTCTAAGTAGCAATCAAGGGATCAACAAGCTTCGTCATGCACTGGAGCGAATGGTATCAAATAGCCCCTTGGAATTGCTGATCATTGAGACATCGGGAAGCTGTCACCCGATGCCGCTTATCGAGTTTTTTAGTACACAGCCACAGTTCAAGCTTATAGGCGTACTGACACTGGTCGACAGCGCGATGATTGATCAGGACTACGACTGCGGACAAGAGCTTGTTCCTATCATGCAACGCAATCTAAAGAATCAGCAGAGGGATACGACGAATTTACTGGTGGAACAAATTATGTTCTGCAGTCACCTGATGCTGACCAAGGTCGACCGAATTGCTGAAAGTAAAATAAACACCATCGCCAGGACCATTCACGAACTGAACCCTTTGGTGCCTGTCGTTTCTGTACCTTGGGGTAACCTTCCCCTTGATGAAGTACTGGCGATGACTGAGTACGACTATCATCGAGTGGCACAGTTAATCAAAGAGCTGAAACCAGCCCTCGAATTAGAGTGCCAGGACGATCGGCCCTATAATCTGGTAACCAGAGCCATTAAAGATGATCGTCCGTTTCATCCTCAGCGTTTGTGGGATGTTTGCAATCAACATCTCGGCCAAAACATCTACCGAAGCAAGGGATTTTTTTATCTCGCGAGCCGTGACAACTTGTCGCTACTCTGGAACCAGGCGGCCGGTGGGATCAATCTGGAATTAATTGGATACTGGCGTGCGGCAGTCCTTGAAGAAGAAGATCATCGTTTTGATGAAATGGAACTTGAGGCGCTGAGGAAGAGACTGGCAAAGGAGACAGGACGTTTTGGTGATCGTCACTGCCACCTGACTGTCATTGGTGACAAAGCTCAGGTTGATTGGTTTGCTGAGTCGCTTAAGCGCTGCTTTCTGGATGAAGACGAAATCGAACATTGGAGATCTGGTGGATCATTTCCTGATCCTTGGCCTGAAAACTACGCCAGATTAGAGCATTGA
- a CDS encoding NAD(P)/FAD-dependent oxidoreductase produces MTTSVKVKLYDVVVVGGGAAGVGVAIALMHAGTENFVVLERHRVGASFASWPDETRFITPSFPSNSIGMLDLNSIAIGVSPAFSMEVEHPTGREYASHLRGVAKFFEVPIQEKTEVKRIRKAGEDFHIETADETLRAKHVIWAAGEYQYPRLNGFVGSELCQHTATIASYEDLEGDDFIIIGGYESGVDAAYHLAFYDKRVRLFDKDCPWKDERSDPSVALSTYSRERMREEWFEDYVELFPQTPIKSVTRVGKQYEVTAQDGSRFQTSVPPLLAGGFAGSHKLVADLFERRDDGYPLLSEQDESTVVPGMFLCGPAVRHDNHVFCFIYKYRQRFAVVAKAIASSLGLPAEELEKYRQWGMYLDDLSCCGEECEVC; encoded by the coding sequence ATGACAACTTCAGTTAAGGTAAAACTTTACGATGTCGTTGTCGTTGGAGGTGGTGCTGCGGGTGTGGGAGTGGCGATAGCCCTGATGCATGCGGGCACTGAGAATTTCGTGGTACTCGAGCGACACAGGGTTGGAGCGTCGTTTGCCTCATGGCCGGACGAGACTCGATTCATCACCCCCTCTTTTCCGAGCAATTCGATTGGCATGCTCGATCTGAACTCGATCGCGATTGGTGTTTCGCCCGCGTTCAGCATGGAGGTTGAGCATCCTACGGGTCGCGAATACGCGTCGCATTTACGAGGAGTTGCTAAGTTTTTCGAGGTACCGATCCAAGAGAAAACCGAGGTCAAGCGGATCAGGAAAGCCGGTGAAGACTTTCACATTGAGACAGCTGACGAAACCTTGCGGGCCAAGCATGTGATTTGGGCCGCGGGCGAATACCAATATCCACGCTTGAATGGGTTCGTTGGCAGTGAACTCTGTCAACACACTGCGACAATTGCCAGCTATGAAGATCTTGAGGGAGACGACTTCATCATTATCGGTGGTTATGAGAGTGGCGTTGATGCAGCTTATCACCTGGCGTTTTATGACAAACGAGTTCGTTTGTTCGACAAAGACTGTCCGTGGAAAGACGAACGTTCCGATCCCAGTGTTGCGCTCTCTACATATTCGCGCGAACGAATGCGAGAAGAATGGTTTGAAGACTACGTGGAGTTGTTTCCACAAACGCCGATCAAATCGGTGACTCGTGTGGGTAAACAGTATGAAGTCACAGCGCAGGATGGAAGTCGGTTTCAAACAAGTGTTCCGCCGCTTTTGGCAGGTGGGTTTGCAGGAAGTCACAAGCTGGTCGCGGACTTGTTCGAGCGACGCGACGATGGATATCCATTGCTGAGTGAGCAGGATGAGTCGACTGTCGTACCGGGGATGTTCCTCTGCGGCCCCGCTGTTCGACATGACAATCACGTCTTTTGCTTTATCTACAAGTATCGCCAGCGTTTCGCTGTCGTTGCCAAAGCAATCGCCAGCTCGCTGGGACTACCGGCGGAAGAGTTAGAAAAGTATCGCCAATGGGGGATGTATTTAGATGATCTCTCATGTTGTGGGGAGGAGTGCGAGGTATGTTGA
- a CDS encoding GTP-binding protein → MQKKESPRSHLPVTVLSGFLGAGKTTLLNHILANREKMRIAVIVNDMSEVNIDAALVRDGGADLSRTEEQLVEMTNGCICCTLREDLLLEVSRLASEGRFDYLLIESTGISEPMPVAETFTFEDVEGNSLSQLAELDTMVTVVDAGSFMKDFGSWDDLTDRRIGLSEEDDRNIVDLLVDQVEFANVIIINKTDLVSPYELEQLDQIIRRLNPNSEILHTTESRVPLSAILGTGRFQLSEAEEMPEWLAVPRGEEQTETEEYGISSFVYHRDRPFHPKRLNDVLDDNLDDGLFDGILRSKGLMWIASRHDWAYDWSQAGCSIRLNPIGFWWASAPEEEWPSDEEEIAEIHSRFLGEYGDRHQKLVFIGQGLDQERIERILDRCLLTDTEFELGPDAWSDLEDPLPQIELEIEEVD, encoded by the coding sequence ATGCAGAAGAAAGAATCGCCACGATCCCACTTACCAGTTACCGTGCTGAGCGGTTTCCTCGGCGCTGGCAAGACGACACTACTGAATCACATTCTGGCGAACCGCGAAAAAATGCGTATCGCCGTGATCGTCAATGACATGAGCGAGGTCAACATCGACGCAGCCTTGGTACGCGATGGCGGTGCGGATCTCTCTCGAACGGAAGAACAACTTGTCGAGATGACAAACGGTTGTATCTGCTGCACTTTGCGAGAAGATCTGCTGCTCGAAGTGAGTCGGTTGGCCAGTGAGGGGAGGTTCGACTACCTGCTGATCGAATCGACTGGAATCAGCGAACCAATGCCGGTCGCCGAAACATTCACGTTTGAGGACGTAGAGGGAAACAGTTTGTCTCAGCTCGCCGAACTGGACACGATGGTGACCGTTGTTGATGCTGGAAGCTTCATGAAGGATTTCGGCTCCTGGGATGATCTGACGGATCGTCGTATCGGCCTGAGTGAAGAAGATGATCGCAATATCGTTGATTTATTGGTCGATCAGGTTGAATTCGCCAATGTGATCATCATTAACAAAACCGATCTCGTCTCGCCGTATGAACTGGAGCAACTGGACCAGATTATCCGGCGACTCAATCCGAACTCTGAGATTCTGCACACCACAGAAAGCCGTGTTCCTCTGTCTGCAATTCTGGGCACAGGCCGTTTTCAGTTGTCGGAAGCAGAAGAAATGCCGGAGTGGCTGGCAGTGCCACGGGGAGAGGAGCAAACCGAGACAGAAGAGTACGGGATATCCAGCTTTGTTTACCATCGTGACCGGCCCTTTCATCCCAAGCGATTAAACGACGTCCTCGATGACAATCTCGATGATGGCTTGTTCGACGGTATTCTGCGGAGTAAGGGGTTGATGTGGATCGCATCGCGCCATGACTGGGCCTACGACTGGTCACAGGCGGGTTGTTCAATTCGCCTGAATCCGATTGGATTCTGGTGGGCATCCGCTCCCGAGGAGGAATGGCCGAGCGACGAAGAAGAAATTGCGGAGATTCACTCGAGGTTTCTCGGTGAATATGGAGACCGACATCAGAAACTGGTGTTTATCGGGCAAGGACTGGATCAGGAACGTATCGAAAGGATCCTTGATCGGTGTTTGCTGACAGATACTGAATTCGAACTGGGTCCCGATGCCTGGTCCGACCTGGAAGATCCTTTACCTCAAATCGAACTCGAAATCGAGGAGGTCGACTGA